Proteins encoded by one window of Salvia splendens isolate huo1 chromosome 5, SspV2, whole genome shotgun sequence:
- the LOC121805516 gene encoding uncharacterized protein LOC121805516, protein MFLRADNCEGEYKSKEYIAEKFYSNMWLQEGAGRRPPHKDKEISQMRMTCFKKFFRIPQELAAVKEEYARFSSCSEEFNDPDSIHDRWAVSPMTWWTNHGQSIPLLMSLAMKLLSQPASSSCCERNWSTYSFIHSVKRNALTPERAEDLVFVHSNLRHLSRRTDAYKKGETRMWDVGGDSFDSLSGVGLLEVADLSIDEPELQAVSFGLGDAEDEGVELEETGNEEEA, encoded by the exons ATGTTTTTGAGGGCTGACAATTGTGAAGGAGAATACAAGTCAAAAGAATATATTGCTGAGAA ATTTTACAGCAACATGTGGCTTCAAGAAGGTGCTGGCCGACGACCCCCCCACAAGGACAAGGAAATATCACAAATGAGGATGACTTGCTTCAAGAAATTCTTTCGCATACCGCAAGAGTTGGCTGCAGTGAAGGAAGAATATGCAAGGTTTTCTAGTTGTTCAGAAGAATTCAATGACCCTGATTCTATACATGATAGATGGGCTGTTTCCCCAATGACATGGTGGACAAATCATGGACAATCTATCCCTCTTTTGATGAGTTTGGCCATGAAACTGCTCAGCCAACCGGCCTCTTCTTCTTGCTGTGAAAGAAATTGGAGCACATATAGCTTCATCCATAGTGTCAAGAGAAATGCCTTAACTCCTGAGCGGGCTGAAGATTTGGTCTTTGTGCACTCAAATCTGAGACATTTGTCAAGAAGAACTGATGCATACAAGAAAGGAGAGACAAGGATGTGGGATGTTGGGGGAGATTCTTTTGATTCCCTTAGTGGTGTTGGTCTTCTTGAAGTTGCTGACCTCTCCATTGATGAACCTGAGTTGCAGGCTGTATCATTTGGATTGGGTGATGCCGAGGATGAAGGTGTGGAGCTGGAGGAGACGGGGAATGAGGAAGAAGCTTGA